A window of the Streptomyces sp. Ag109_O5-10 genome harbors these coding sequences:
- the hemQ gene encoding hydrogen peroxide-dependent heme synthase — MSDDASTTESGRIPNKGKLAKDLNEVIRYTLWSVFKLKDVLPEDRAGYADEVQELFDQLAAKDVTVRGTYDVSGLRADADLMIWWHAETSDQLQEAYNLFRRTKLGRALTPVWSNMALHRPAEFNRSHIPAFLADETPRNYVSVYPFVRSYDWYLLPDEDRRRMLADHGKMARGYPDVRANTVASFSLGDYEWVLAFEADELYRIVDLMRHLRGSEARRHVREEVPFYTGRRKSVADLVAGLA, encoded by the coding sequence ATGAGTGACGACGCCTCCACCACCGAGTCCGGCAGGATCCCGAACAAGGGCAAGCTGGCCAAGGACCTCAACGAGGTCATCCGCTACACCCTGTGGTCGGTCTTCAAGCTGAAGGACGTGCTGCCCGAGGACCGCGCGGGCTACGCCGACGAGGTCCAGGAGCTGTTCGACCAGCTCGCCGCCAAGGACGTGACCGTCCGCGGCACCTACGACGTCTCGGGGCTGCGCGCCGACGCCGACCTGATGATCTGGTGGCACGCGGAGACCAGCGACCAGCTCCAGGAGGCGTACAACCTCTTCCGCCGCACGAAGCTGGGCCGCGCGCTCACGCCGGTGTGGTCGAACATGGCGCTGCACCGCCCCGCCGAGTTCAACCGCTCGCACATCCCGGCGTTCCTCGCCGACGAGACCCCCCGCAACTACGTCAGCGTGTACCCGTTCGTGCGGTCGTACGACTGGTACCTGCTGCCCGACGAGGACCGCCGCCGGATGCTCGCCGACCACGGCAAGATGGCCCGCGGCTACCCGGACGTGCGCGCCAACACGGTCGCCTCGTTCTCCCTCGGCGACTACGAGTGGGTGCTGGCCTTCGAGGCCGACGAGCTGTACCGCATCGTCGACCTCATGCGCCACCTGCGCGGTTCCGAGGCCCGCCGGCACGTCCGCGAGGAGGTCCCCTTCTACACCGGGCGCCGCAAGTCGGTGGCCGATCTGGTCGCGGGCCTCGCCTGA
- a CDS encoding DUF4349 domain-containing protein: MRHPVRPAFAGLLLAAALVLTGCGAHATSDSSSSAGDAKAGANSAAKEAAGSAGAKDGGSGADRTAPDLTVTRIIRTASLTVQVKDVPKALDAARTTAEDAGGYVGDETTTRDSGGRERTRVVLRVPAGKYDQVLGDLQGAGKLIERTAKAQDVTDQVVDVDSRVRSQRASVARIRELMDRAAKLSDVVTLEGELSSREADLESLLAQQASLKDRTSMATITLSLTPTPVHRAAKDDSPGFVDAVSGGWHVFVTMLRWIVLALGAALPFAVLAAVAALLWWKLLRRRRSPAQPGSET, from the coding sequence ATGCGCCATCCCGTACGACCCGCCTTCGCCGGCCTTCTGCTCGCCGCAGCGCTCGTCCTCACCGGATGCGGTGCGCACGCCACCTCCGACAGCAGCAGCTCGGCCGGCGATGCCAAGGCCGGCGCGAACAGCGCCGCCAAGGAGGCGGCGGGCTCCGCGGGCGCCAAGGACGGCGGCAGCGGGGCCGACCGGACCGCACCCGACCTCACGGTGACCCGGATCATCCGCACCGCCTCCCTGACCGTGCAGGTCAAGGACGTGCCGAAGGCCCTCGACGCGGCCCGCACCACGGCCGAGGACGCCGGCGGCTACGTCGGCGACGAGACCACCACCCGGGACTCCGGTGGCCGTGAACGCACCCGCGTGGTCCTCCGGGTGCCCGCCGGGAAGTACGACCAGGTGCTCGGCGACCTCCAGGGCGCCGGCAAGCTGATCGAGCGCACCGCGAAGGCGCAGGACGTCACCGACCAGGTGGTGGACGTGGACAGCCGGGTCAGGTCGCAGCGGGCCAGCGTGGCCCGGATCCGCGAGCTGATGGACCGGGCGGCCAAGCTCAGTGACGTGGTCACCCTGGAAGGGGAGTTGAGCAGCCGGGAGGCCGACCTGGAGTCGCTGCTGGCCCAGCAGGCGTCCCTGAAGGACCGCACGAGCATGGCCACGATCACGCTGTCCCTGACCCCGACGCCGGTTCACCGGGCGGCGAAGGACGACTCGCCGGGGTTCGTGGACGCCGTGTCCGGCGGCTGGCACGTCTTCGTCACCATGCTGCGCTGGATCGTCCTGGCCCTGGGCGCGGCCCTGCCGTTCGCGGTACTGGCGGCCGTGGCGGCGCTGCTGTGGTGGAAGCTCCTGCGCAGGCGCCGTTCCCCCGCGCAGCCCGGTAGCGAGACCTGA
- the hemG gene encoding protoporphyrinogen oxidase, with product MSATGMGQVVVIGAGIAGLAAAHRLLERGARVTVLEASERVGGKLLPGEIAGVRVDLGAESMLARRPEAVALAREAGLGERLQAPATATAAIWTRDALRPMPKGHVMGVPGTAAALSGVLSDEGLARIERDADLPRTEVGDDVAVGEYVAARLGREVVDRLVEPLLGGVYAGDAYRISMRSAVPQLYQAARTHDSLTEAVREIQAKAAANQQTGPVFMGIEGGVGTLPRAVAESVRARGGEIRTGTPATGLRREPRGWRITTADRELHADAVIVAVPAPVAAGLLRAEAPAAAAELSAVEYASMALITLAYRRAGLDLPAGSGFLVPPVDGRTIKASTFASQKWGWIADDDPDTVVLRTSVGRYGETAVLDREDRELVDLSRHDLRAATGIDATPVATRVTRWTEGLPQYPVGHHARVARVREHVAGLPGLAVCGAQYDGVGIPACIASAYAAVDQLAGDLRGVEELTANPVQSLHGGAGE from the coding sequence ATGAGCGCAACGGGCATGGGCCAGGTCGTCGTCATCGGAGCCGGGATCGCGGGGCTGGCCGCGGCCCACCGGTTGCTGGAGCGGGGCGCGCGCGTGACCGTGCTCGAGGCCTCGGAGAGAGTCGGCGGCAAGCTGCTGCCGGGCGAGATCGCGGGCGTGCGGGTCGACCTGGGCGCCGAGTCGATGCTGGCCCGCAGGCCCGAGGCGGTCGCCCTCGCCCGCGAGGCCGGGCTCGGCGAGCGGCTGCAGGCCCCCGCCACCGCCACGGCCGCGATCTGGACCCGGGACGCCCTGCGCCCCATGCCCAAGGGCCATGTCATGGGCGTCCCCGGCACCGCCGCCGCGCTGTCCGGGGTGCTGTCCGACGAGGGTCTCGCCCGCATCGAGCGCGACGCCGACCTGCCCCGCACCGAGGTCGGCGACGACGTGGCGGTGGGCGAGTACGTGGCCGCGCGCCTCGGCCGGGAGGTCGTCGACCGGCTGGTCGAGCCCCTGCTCGGCGGGGTCTACGCGGGCGACGCGTACCGCATCTCGATGCGCTCCGCGGTCCCGCAGCTCTACCAGGCCGCGCGGACCCACGACTCGCTCACGGAGGCCGTCCGGGAGATCCAGGCCAAGGCGGCGGCGAACCAGCAGACCGGGCCGGTGTTCATGGGCATCGAGGGCGGTGTCGGCACCCTGCCGCGCGCGGTCGCCGAGTCGGTGCGCGCCCGCGGCGGCGAGATCCGCACCGGCACGCCCGCGACCGGACTGCGCAGGGAACCCCGGGGCTGGCGGATCACCACGGCCGACCGCGAGCTGCACGCCGACGCCGTGATCGTCGCCGTACCGGCGCCCGTCGCCGCCGGCCTGCTGCGCGCCGAGGCACCCGCCGCCGCGGCCGAGCTGTCCGCCGTCGAGTACGCCTCGATGGCCCTGATCACCCTCGCCTACCGCCGCGCCGGGCTCGACCTGCCCGCCGGCAGCGGCTTCCTCGTCCCGCCCGTGGACGGCCGCACCATCAAGGCGTCCACCTTCGCCTCCCAGAAGTGGGGCTGGATCGCCGACGACGACCCGGACACCGTCGTCCTGCGCACCTCGGTCGGCCGCTACGGCGAGACCGCGGTCCTCGACCGTGAGGACCGCGAGCTCGTGGACCTCTCCCGGCACGACCTGCGCGCGGCCACCGGCATCGACGCCACCCCCGTCGCCACCCGTGTCACCCGCTGGACCGAGGGCCTGCCCCAGTACCCGGTCGGCCACCACGCGCGCGTGGCCCGCGTCCGCGAGCACGTCGCCGGACTCCCGGGCCTCGCGGTGTGCGGCGCGCAGTACGACGGTGTCGGCATCCCCGCCTGCATCGCGAGCGCGTACGCGGCGGTGGACCAGCTGGCGGGCGACCTCAGGGGCGTCGAGGAGCTGACGGCCAACCCGGTGCAGAGCCTGCACGGGGGAGCGGGAGAATAG